In Ailuropoda melanoleuca isolate Jingjing chromosome 11, ASM200744v2, whole genome shotgun sequence, a genomic segment contains:
- the FGFR3 gene encoding fibroblast growth factor receptor 3 isoform X5: MGAAARALAFCVAVAVVTGAASGPPGMEQRVVRRAAEAPGPELGQQEQLVFGSGDTVELSCHSPAGGPTGPSVWVKDGVGLVPSDRILVGPQRLQVLNASHEDAGAYSCRQRLTQRVLCHFSVRVTDAPSSGDDEDGEDEAEDTAGAPYWTRPERMDKKLLAVPAANTVRFRCPAAGNPTPSISWLKNGKEFRGEHRIGGIKLRHQQWSLVMESVVPSDRGNYTCVVENKFGSIRQTYTLDVLERSPHRPILQAGLPANQTAVLGSDVEFHCKVYSDAQPHIQWLKHVEVNGSKVGPDGTPYVTVLKSWISESVEADARLRLANVSERDGGEYLCRASNFIGVAEKAFWLRVHGPQAAEEELVEAGEAGSVYAGVLSYGVGFLLFILVVAAVTLCRLRTPPKKGLGSPTVHKVSRFPLKRQVSLESNSSMNSNTPLVRIARLSSGEGPALANVSELELPADPKWELSRARLTLGKPLGEGCFGQVVMAEAIGIDKDRAAKPVTVAVKMLKDDATDKDLSDLVSEMEMMKMIGRHKNIINLLGACTQGGPLYVLVEYAAKGNLREYLRARRPPGMDYSFDTCKLPEEQLTCKDLVSCAYQVARGMEYLASQKCIHRDLAARNVLVTEDNVMKIADFGLARDVHNLDYYKKTTNGRLPVKWMAPEALFDRVYTHQSDVWSFGVLLWEIFTLGGSPYPGIPVEELFKLLKEGHRMDKPANCTHDLYMIMRECWHAVPSQRPTFKQLVEDLDRILTVTSTDEYLDLSVPFEQYSPGGQDTPSSSSSGDDSVFAHDLLPPAPPGSGGPRT; encoded by the exons AGGCCCCGGGACCTGAGCTTGGCCAGCAGGAGCAGCTGGTCTTTGGCAGTGGGGACACTGTGGAGCTGAGCTGCCATTCGCCTGCCGGTGGTCCCACGGGGCCCAGCGTCTGGGTCAAGGACGGTGTGGGGCTGGTTCCCTCAGACCGCATCCTGGTGGGGCCGCAGCGGCTGCAGGTGCTCAATGCCTCCCATGAGGACGCCGGGGCCTACAGCTGCCGGCAGCGGCTCACCCAACGCGTTCTCTGCCACTTCAGCGTGCGCGTGACAG ATGCTCCGTCGTCTGGAGACGACGAAGACGGGGAGGATGAGGCTGAAGATACAG CAGGGGCCCCCTACTGGACACGGCCCGAGCGGATGGACAAGAAGCTGCTGGCGGTGCCTGCCGCCAACACCGTGCGCTTCCGGTGCCCGGCCGCCGGCAACCCCACGCCATCCATCTCCTGGCTGAAGAACGGCAAGGAGTTCCGAGGCGAGCACCGCATCGGGGGCATCAAG CTGCGGCACCAGCAGTGGAGCCTGGTCATGGAGAGCGTGGTGCCCTCCGACCGCGGGAACTACACGTGTGTCGTGGAGAACAAGTTCGGCAGCATCCGGCAGACCTACACCCTGGACGTGCTGG AGCGCTCTCCGCACCGGCCCATCCTGCAGGCCGGGCTGCCCGCCAATCAGACGGCCGTGCTGGGCAGCGACGTGGAGTTCCACTGCAAGGTGTACAGTGACGCGCAGCCCCACATCCAGTGGCTCAAGCACGTGGAGGTGAACGGCAGCAAAGTGGGGCCCGATGGCACCCCCTACGTCACCGTGCTCAAG TCCTGGATCAGTGAGAGTGTGGAGGCCGACGCACGCCTCCGCCTGGCCAATGTGTCCGAGCGTGACGGGGGCGAGTACCTCTGTCGAGCCTCCAATTTCATAGGCGTGGCTGAGAAGGCCTTTTGGCTGCGTGTTCACGGGCCCCAAGCAG CCGAGGAGGAGCTGGTGGAGGCTGGTGAGGCTGGCAGCGTGTACGCGGGAGTCCTCAGCTATGGGGTGGGCTTCCTCCTCTTCATCCTGGTGGTGGCGGCCGTGACACTGTGCCGCCTGCGCACGCCCCCGAAGAAGGGTCTGGGCTCGCCCACCGTGCACAAGGTCTCCCGCTTCCCGCTCAAGCGACAG GTGTCCTTGGAGTCCAACTCGTCCATGAACTCCAACACGCCACTGGTGCGCATTGCCCGGCTGTCTTCTGGGGAGGGCCCTGCGCTGGCCAACGTCTCCGAGCTGGAGTTGCCTGCTGACCCCAAGTGGGAGCTGTCCCGGGCCCG GCTGACCCTGGGTAAGCCTCTTGGGGAGGGCTGCTTCGGCCAAGTGGTCATGGCGGAGGCCATCGGCATCGACAAGGACCGGGCTGCGAAGCCCGTCACCGTGGCCGTGAAGATGCTGaaag ACGACGCCACGGACAAGGACCTCTCGGACCTGGTGTCTGAGATGGAGATGATGAAGATGATCGGCCGGCACAAGAACATCATCAACCTGCTGGGGGCCTGCACCCAGGGCG GGCCCCTGTACGTGCTGGTGGAGTACGCGGCCAAGGGCAACCTGAGGGAGTACCTGCGGGCACGGCGGCCCCCGGGCATGGACTACTCCTTCGACACCTGCAAGCTGCCGGAGGAGCAGCTCACCTGCAAGGACCTGGTGTCCTGCGCCTACCAGGTGGCCCGCGGCATGGAGTACCTGGCCTCGCAGAAG tgcaTCCACAGGGACCTGGCCGCACGCAATGTGCTGGTGACGGAGGACAACGTGATGAAGATTGCGGACTTCGGCCTGGCCCGTGACGTGCACAACCTTGACTACTACAAAAAGACCACCAAC gGCCGGCTGCCCGTGAAGTGGATGGCGCCTGAGGCCTTGTTTGACCGCGTCTACACCCACCAGAGTGACGT CTGGTCCTTTGGGGTCCTGCTGTGGGAGATCTTCACCCTGGGGGGCTCGCCATACCCCGGCATCCCCGTGGAGGAGCTCTTCAAGCTGCTGAAGGAGGGTCACCGCATGGACAAGCCGGCCAACTGCACACACGACCT GTACATGATTATGCGGGAGTGTTGGCACGCGGTGCCCTCCCAGAGGCCCACCTTCAAGCAGCTGGTGGAGGACCTGGACCGCATCCTCACCGTGACGTCCACGGAT GAGTACCTGGACCTGTCCGTGCCTTTCGAGCAGTACTCGCCAGGCGGCCAGGAcacccccagctccagctcctcgGGGGACGACTCTGTGTTTGCCCATGACCTGCTGCCTCCAGCCCCACCTGGCAGTGGGGGCCCGCGGACGTGA
- the FGFR3 gene encoding fibroblast growth factor receptor 3 isoform X10, with product MGAAARALAFCVAVAVVTGAASGPPGMEQRVVRRAAEAPGPELGQQEQLVFGSGDTVELSCHSPAGGPTGPSVWVKDGVGLVPSDRILVGPQRLQVLNASHEDAGAYSCRQRLTQRVLCHFSVRVTDAPSSGDDEDGEDEAEDTGAPYWTRPERMDKKLLAVPAANTVRFRCPAAGNPTPSISWLKNGKEFRGEHRIGGIKLRHQQWSLVMESVVPSDRGNYTCVVENKFGSIRQTYTLDVLERSPHRPILQAGLPANQTAVLGSDVEFHCKVYSDAQPHIQWLKHVEVNGSKVGPDGTPYVTVLKTAGANTTDKELEVLSLRNVTFEDAGEYTCLAGNSIGFSHHSAWLVVLPAEEELVEAGEAGSVYAGVLSYGVGFLLFILVVAAVTLCRLRTPPKKGLGSPTVHKVSRFPLKRQVSLESNSSMNSNTPLVRIARLSSGEGPALANVSELELPADPKWELSRARLTLGKPLGEGCFGQVVMAEAIGIDKDRAAKPVTVAVKMLKDDATDKDLSDLVSEMEMMKMIGRHKNIINLLGACTQGGPLYVLVEYAAKGNLREYLRARRPPGMDYSFDTCKLPEEQLTCKDLVSCAYQVARGMEYLASQKCIHRDLAARNVLVTEDNVMKIADFGLARDVHNLDYYKKTTNGRLPVKWMAPEALFDRVYTHQSDVWSFGVLLWEIFTLGGSPYPGIPVEELFKLLKEGHRMDKPANCTHDLYMIMRECWHAVPSQRPTFKQLVEDLDRILTVTSTDEYLDLSVPFEQYSPGGQDTPSSSSSGDDSVFAHDLLPPAPPGSGGPRT from the exons AGGCCCCGGGACCTGAGCTTGGCCAGCAGGAGCAGCTGGTCTTTGGCAGTGGGGACACTGTGGAGCTGAGCTGCCATTCGCCTGCCGGTGGTCCCACGGGGCCCAGCGTCTGGGTCAAGGACGGTGTGGGGCTGGTTCCCTCAGACCGCATCCTGGTGGGGCCGCAGCGGCTGCAGGTGCTCAATGCCTCCCATGAGGACGCCGGGGCCTACAGCTGCCGGCAGCGGCTCACCCAACGCGTTCTCTGCCACTTCAGCGTGCGCGTGACAG ATGCTCCGTCGTCTGGAGACGACGAAGACGGGGAGGATGAGGCTGAAGATACAG GGGCCCCCTACTGGACACGGCCCGAGCGGATGGACAAGAAGCTGCTGGCGGTGCCTGCCGCCAACACCGTGCGCTTCCGGTGCCCGGCCGCCGGCAACCCCACGCCATCCATCTCCTGGCTGAAGAACGGCAAGGAGTTCCGAGGCGAGCACCGCATCGGGGGCATCAAG CTGCGGCACCAGCAGTGGAGCCTGGTCATGGAGAGCGTGGTGCCCTCCGACCGCGGGAACTACACGTGTGTCGTGGAGAACAAGTTCGGCAGCATCCGGCAGACCTACACCCTGGACGTGCTGG AGCGCTCTCCGCACCGGCCCATCCTGCAGGCCGGGCTGCCCGCCAATCAGACGGCCGTGCTGGGCAGCGACGTGGAGTTCCACTGCAAGGTGTACAGTGACGCGCAGCCCCACATCCAGTGGCTCAAGCACGTGGAGGTGAACGGCAGCAAAGTGGGGCCCGATGGCACCCCCTACGTCACCGTGCTCAAG ACGGCGGGCGCTAACACCACCGACAAGGAGCTAGAGGTGCTGTCCTTGCGCAATGTCACCTTTGAGGACGCGGGGGAGTACACGTGTCTGGCGGGCAATTCTATCGGGTTTTCCCATCACTCTGCGTGGCTGGTGGTGCTGCCAG CCGAGGAGGAGCTGGTGGAGGCTGGTGAGGCTGGCAGCGTGTACGCGGGAGTCCTCAGCTATGGGGTGGGCTTCCTCCTCTTCATCCTGGTGGTGGCGGCCGTGACACTGTGCCGCCTGCGCACGCCCCCGAAGAAGGGTCTGGGCTCGCCCACCGTGCACAAGGTCTCCCGCTTCCCGCTCAAGCGACAG GTGTCCTTGGAGTCCAACTCGTCCATGAACTCCAACACGCCACTGGTGCGCATTGCCCGGCTGTCTTCTGGGGAGGGCCCTGCGCTGGCCAACGTCTCCGAGCTGGAGTTGCCTGCTGACCCCAAGTGGGAGCTGTCCCGGGCCCG GCTGACCCTGGGTAAGCCTCTTGGGGAGGGCTGCTTCGGCCAAGTGGTCATGGCGGAGGCCATCGGCATCGACAAGGACCGGGCTGCGAAGCCCGTCACCGTGGCCGTGAAGATGCTGaaag ACGACGCCACGGACAAGGACCTCTCGGACCTGGTGTCTGAGATGGAGATGATGAAGATGATCGGCCGGCACAAGAACATCATCAACCTGCTGGGGGCCTGCACCCAGGGCG GGCCCCTGTACGTGCTGGTGGAGTACGCGGCCAAGGGCAACCTGAGGGAGTACCTGCGGGCACGGCGGCCCCCGGGCATGGACTACTCCTTCGACACCTGCAAGCTGCCGGAGGAGCAGCTCACCTGCAAGGACCTGGTGTCCTGCGCCTACCAGGTGGCCCGCGGCATGGAGTACCTGGCCTCGCAGAAG tgcaTCCACAGGGACCTGGCCGCACGCAATGTGCTGGTGACGGAGGACAACGTGATGAAGATTGCGGACTTCGGCCTGGCCCGTGACGTGCACAACCTTGACTACTACAAAAAGACCACCAAC gGCCGGCTGCCCGTGAAGTGGATGGCGCCTGAGGCCTTGTTTGACCGCGTCTACACCCACCAGAGTGACGT CTGGTCCTTTGGGGTCCTGCTGTGGGAGATCTTCACCCTGGGGGGCTCGCCATACCCCGGCATCCCCGTGGAGGAGCTCTTCAAGCTGCTGAAGGAGGGTCACCGCATGGACAAGCCGGCCAACTGCACACACGACCT GTACATGATTATGCGGGAGTGTTGGCACGCGGTGCCCTCCCAGAGGCCCACCTTCAAGCAGCTGGTGGAGGACCTGGACCGCATCCTCACCGTGACGTCCACGGAT GAGTACCTGGACCTGTCCGTGCCTTTCGAGCAGTACTCGCCAGGCGGCCAGGAcacccccagctccagctcctcgGGGGACGACTCTGTGTTTGCCCATGACCTGCTGCCTCCAGCCCCACCTGGCAGTGGGGGCCCGCGGACGTGA
- the FGFR3 gene encoding fibroblast growth factor receptor 3 isoform X11 has protein sequence MGAAARALAFCVAVAVVTGAASGPPGMEQRVVRRAAEAPGPELGQQEQLVFGSGDTVELSCHSPAGGPTGPSVWVKDGVGLVPSDRILVGPQRLQVLNASHEDAGAYSCRQRLTQRVLCHFSVRVTDAPSSGDDEDGEDEAEDTAGAPYWTRPERMDKKLLAVPAANTVRFRCPAAGNPTPSISWLKNGKEFRGEHRIGGIKLRHQQWSLVMESVVPSDRGNYTCVVENKFGSIRQTYTLDVLERSPHRPILQAGLPANQTAVLGSDVEFHCKVYSDAQPHIQWLKHVEVNGSKVGPDGTPYVTVLKSWISESVEADARLRLANVSERDGGEYLCRASNFIGVAEKAFWLRVHGPQAAEEELVEAGEAGSVYAGVLSYGVGFLLFILVVAAVTLCRLRTPPKKGLGSPTVHKVSRFPLKRQVTVSLESNSSMNSNTPLVRIARLSSGEGPALANVSELELPADPKWELSRARLTLGKPLGEGCFGQVVMAEAIGIDKDRAAKPVTVAVKMLKDDATDKDLSDLVSEMEMMKMIGRHKNIINLLGACTQGGPLYVLVEYAAKGNLREYLRARRPPGMDYSFDTCKLPEEQLTCKDLVSCAYQVARGMEYLASQKCIHRDLAARNVLVTEDNVMKIADFGLARDVHNLDYYKKTTNLVLWGPAVGDLHPGGLAIPRHPRGGALQAAEGGSPHGQAGQLHTRPVHDYAGVLARGALPEAHLQAAGGGPGPHPHRDVHG, from the exons AGGCCCCGGGACCTGAGCTTGGCCAGCAGGAGCAGCTGGTCTTTGGCAGTGGGGACACTGTGGAGCTGAGCTGCCATTCGCCTGCCGGTGGTCCCACGGGGCCCAGCGTCTGGGTCAAGGACGGTGTGGGGCTGGTTCCCTCAGACCGCATCCTGGTGGGGCCGCAGCGGCTGCAGGTGCTCAATGCCTCCCATGAGGACGCCGGGGCCTACAGCTGCCGGCAGCGGCTCACCCAACGCGTTCTCTGCCACTTCAGCGTGCGCGTGACAG ATGCTCCGTCGTCTGGAGACGACGAAGACGGGGAGGATGAGGCTGAAGATACAG CAGGGGCCCCCTACTGGACACGGCCCGAGCGGATGGACAAGAAGCTGCTGGCGGTGCCTGCCGCCAACACCGTGCGCTTCCGGTGCCCGGCCGCCGGCAACCCCACGCCATCCATCTCCTGGCTGAAGAACGGCAAGGAGTTCCGAGGCGAGCACCGCATCGGGGGCATCAAG CTGCGGCACCAGCAGTGGAGCCTGGTCATGGAGAGCGTGGTGCCCTCCGACCGCGGGAACTACACGTGTGTCGTGGAGAACAAGTTCGGCAGCATCCGGCAGACCTACACCCTGGACGTGCTGG AGCGCTCTCCGCACCGGCCCATCCTGCAGGCCGGGCTGCCCGCCAATCAGACGGCCGTGCTGGGCAGCGACGTGGAGTTCCACTGCAAGGTGTACAGTGACGCGCAGCCCCACATCCAGTGGCTCAAGCACGTGGAGGTGAACGGCAGCAAAGTGGGGCCCGATGGCACCCCCTACGTCACCGTGCTCAAG TCCTGGATCAGTGAGAGTGTGGAGGCCGACGCACGCCTCCGCCTGGCCAATGTGTCCGAGCGTGACGGGGGCGAGTACCTCTGTCGAGCCTCCAATTTCATAGGCGTGGCTGAGAAGGCCTTTTGGCTGCGTGTTCACGGGCCCCAAGCAG CCGAGGAGGAGCTGGTGGAGGCTGGTGAGGCTGGCAGCGTGTACGCGGGAGTCCTCAGCTATGGGGTGGGCTTCCTCCTCTTCATCCTGGTGGTGGCGGCCGTGACACTGTGCCGCCTGCGCACGCCCCCGAAGAAGGGTCTGGGCTCGCCCACCGTGCACAAGGTCTCCCGCTTCCCGCTCAAGCGACAGGTAACA GTGTCCTTGGAGTCCAACTCGTCCATGAACTCCAACACGCCACTGGTGCGCATTGCCCGGCTGTCTTCTGGGGAGGGCCCTGCGCTGGCCAACGTCTCCGAGCTGGAGTTGCCTGCTGACCCCAAGTGGGAGCTGTCCCGGGCCCG GCTGACCCTGGGTAAGCCTCTTGGGGAGGGCTGCTTCGGCCAAGTGGTCATGGCGGAGGCCATCGGCATCGACAAGGACCGGGCTGCGAAGCCCGTCACCGTGGCCGTGAAGATGCTGaaag ACGACGCCACGGACAAGGACCTCTCGGACCTGGTGTCTGAGATGGAGATGATGAAGATGATCGGCCGGCACAAGAACATCATCAACCTGCTGGGGGCCTGCACCCAGGGCG GGCCCCTGTACGTGCTGGTGGAGTACGCGGCCAAGGGCAACCTGAGGGAGTACCTGCGGGCACGGCGGCCCCCGGGCATGGACTACTCCTTCGACACCTGCAAGCTGCCGGAGGAGCAGCTCACCTGCAAGGACCTGGTGTCCTGCGCCTACCAGGTGGCCCGCGGCATGGAGTACCTGGCCTCGCAGAAG tgcaTCCACAGGGACCTGGCCGCACGCAATGTGCTGGTGACGGAGGACAACGTGATGAAGATTGCGGACTTCGGCCTGGCCCGTGACGTGCACAACCTTGACTACTACAAAAAGACCACCAAC CTGGTCCTTTGGGGTCCTGCTGTGGGAGATCTTCACCCTGGGGGGCTCGCCATACCCCGGCATCCCCGTGGAGGAGCTCTTCAAGCTGCTGAAGGAGGGTCACCGCATGGACAAGCCGGCCAACTGCACACACGACCT GTACATGATTATGCGGGAGTGTTGGCACGCGGTGCCCTCCCAGAGGCCCACCTTCAAGCAGCTGGTGGAGGACCTGGACCGCATCCTCACCGTGACGTCCACGGAT GA